A section of the Osmia lignaria lignaria isolate PbOS001 chromosome 3, iyOsmLign1, whole genome shotgun sequence genome encodes:
- the LOC117605315 gene encoding uncharacterized protein LOC117605315 isoform X1: MEVEKRDGATRSAVLGTRKLPACLFACRLPACLLASHPKFPSRRFFKQTMSRFVDERRHPVDEQQPTNVKKTEQDEDDFKLEASPFYYKLTSHRLEGFVFYKFL, translated from the exons ATGGAGGTAGAAAAGAGAGACGGCGCGACCAGGAGCGCCGTCCTCGGAACAAGAAAGCTGCCTGCCTGCCTGTTTGCCTGccgcctgcctgcctgcctgctaGCCAGCCACCCCAAGTTCCCTTCTAG GCGGTTCTTCAAGCAAACAATGTCTCGTTTCGTCGACGAGCGTAGACACCCGGTAGACGAGCAGCAACCCAC GAACGTTAAAAAGACGGAACAGGATGAAGATGATTTTAAACTCGAAGCTTCGCCATTTTATTACAAACTGACATCTCATCGTCTTGAAGGatttgttttttataaatttctgtaA
- the LOC117605315 gene encoding uncharacterized protein LOC117605315 isoform X2, which yields MEVEKRDGATRSAVLGTRKLPACLFACRLPACLLASHPKFPSRRFFKQTMSRFVDERRHPVDEQQPTHVSTKLQRLKS from the exons ATGGAGGTAGAAAAGAGAGACGGCGCGACCAGGAGCGCCGTCCTCGGAACAAGAAAGCTGCCTGCCTGCCTGTTTGCCTGccgcctgcctgcctgcctgctaGCCAGCCACCCCAAGTTCCCTTCTAG GCGGTTCTTCAAGCAAACAATGTCTCGTTTCGTCGACGAGCGTAGACACCCGGTAGACGAGCAGCAACCCAC GCATGTTTCAACGAAGTTACAAAGACTGAAAAGCTGA
- the LOC117605315 gene encoding uncharacterized protein LOC117605315 isoform X3, which produces MEVEKRDGATRSAVLGTRKLPACLFACRLPACLLASHPKFPSRRFFKQTMSRFVDERRHPVDEQQPTDDGT; this is translated from the exons ATGGAGGTAGAAAAGAGAGACGGCGCGACCAGGAGCGCCGTCCTCGGAACAAGAAAGCTGCCTGCCTGCCTGTTTGCCTGccgcctgcctgcctgcctgctaGCCAGCCACCCCAAGTTCCCTTCTAG GCGGTTCTTCAAGCAAACAATGTCTCGTTTCGTCGACGAGCGTAGACACCCGGTAGACGAGCAGCAACCCAC
- the LOC117605315 gene encoding uncharacterized protein LOC117605315 isoform X4 yields the protein MEVEKRDGATRSAVLGTRKLPACLFACRLPACLLASHPKFPSRRFFKQTMSRFVDERRHPVDEQQPT from the exons ATGGAGGTAGAAAAGAGAGACGGCGCGACCAGGAGCGCCGTCCTCGGAACAAGAAAGCTGCCTGCCTGCCTGTTTGCCTGccgcctgcctgcctgcctgctaGCCAGCCACCCCAAGTTCCCTTCTAG GCGGTTCTTCAAGCAAACAATGTCTCGTTTCGTCGACGAGCGTAGACACCCGGTAGACGAGCAGCAACCCAC
- the LOC117605312 gene encoding polycomb group protein Pc encodes MDLGDRVYAAERIMKKREKRGKVEYFVKWKGWSKKYNTWEPEENILDVRLIELYEESQKNGEDVISVPIVPPRRPRRRDTRYSEQVLENLVVEEEPGGDERVGEDSQDESTTGSTSARRLNPVAPDEDTLPSSLDGHESPTAPELSASAFSVDSDSSNSSVDSPLLPRREPTGTKRKAEVLSKESGKIGVTITTSSPSSGSGSPPPNKIPRLLPLNSSLTSPSCHSHKVNGRRPSSSSVKSTPEEPLPAVPTTPAPAVQEKKRAEADVPHGPPPSLPRAPPTPLSPQIDTPLEQPAKKRQHLPEQKQEKSNGAVTLDTNGHKSPSPTDSYTNNNRLPTVVNGHHSHNNNSHNNNNNNNNTNNNNNNNTNNNNTPSVKQTEITKSDVYVPLSSPGTDYWHARNPVADQVFITDVTVNLKTVTIRECKTEKGFFRERDPKSDIY; translated from the exons ATGGATCTAGGTGACAGAGTTTATGCTGCGGAACGGATTATGAAGAAGAGGGAAAAGCGG GGTAAGGTAGAATACTTCGTGAAGTGGAAAGGATGGAGTAAAAA ATATAACACGTGGGAACCGGAAGAGAACATTTTAGACGTTAGGTTAATCGAATTATACGAGGAGAGTCAAAAAAATGGCGAGGATGTTATTTCGGTGCCCATAGTACCCCCGAGGAGACCCAGGCGGAGGGACACCAGATACAGT GAACAAGTTCTAGAGAATTTAGTGGTCGAAGAAGAGCCTGGCGGTGACGAGAGAGTCGGGGAAGATAGTCAAGACGAGTCGACAACAGGTAGTACCTCGGCTCGTCGTCTGAATCCCGTTGCACCTGACGAGGACACGCTTCCGAGTTCCCTCGATGGACACGAATCACCGACAGCTCCAGAATTGTCCGCGTCCGCGTTCAGCGTCGACTCGGACAGTTCCAACAGCAGCGTGGACAGTCCTCTGTTGCCAAGGAGAGAACCGACGGGTACGAAGAGGAAAGCCGAGGTTCTCAGCAAGGAATCAGGGAAAATCGGTGTTACTATCACTACCAGCAGTCCTAGCAGCGGTAGCGGAAGTCCTCCACCCAACAAAATCCCTCGGTTGTTACCTCTGAATAGCAGTCTAACGTCACCTTCTTGCCAC AGCCACAAAGTTAACGGTAGGAGGCCGTCATCGTCGAGCGTGAAATCCACACCGGAGGAACCGCTACCAGCAGTCCCGACAACACCGGCTCCAGCTGTGCAAGAGAAAAAGCGTGCCGAAGCCGACGTCCCTCACGGTCCTCCACCCTCGTTGCCTCGCGCGCCACCGACACCTCTGTCTCCTCAGATAGACACACCTCTGGAACAGCCTGCTAAAAAGAGGCAACACTTGCCGGAACAAAAACAGGAGAAATCCAACGGGGCTGTGACGTTAGACACGAACGGTCACAAGTCGCCCAGTCCCACAGACTCTTACACCAACAACAACAGGTTACCCACTGTTGTGAACGGACATCATAGTCATAATAATAACAGTcataacaataacaacaacaataataataccaataataataacaacaataataccaataataataaCACGCCTAGTGTGAAGCAAACGGAGATCACAAAGTCCGACGTGTACGTCCCTCTCTCCAGCCCTGGCACGGACTACTGGCACGCGAGGAATCCAGTCGCCGATCAGGTGTTCATCACAGACGTCACGGTGAATCTTAAAACCGTTACCATCAGGGAGTGCAAGACTGAGAAAGGATTCTTCCGGGAAAGGGATCCTAAGAGCGATATCTATTAA
- the LOC117605344 gene encoding MKRN2 opposite strand protein, which produces MACDPRIICFQHCCPKNIFCKNVPETCPICQMYITKYIVDPFVVPYPYINAAHQSTSIVVRPSQGDFLNDYHSANDLHIGITNSEGIVFEYDKEGIIINDWSKWINCIALTIVPSCWEDHWNETLKIMLKDSKWKSENYDENSMNCFNFVLEFIYNLQYMGMTFISKECMCNKLILPKIQEAIKYNSLFKKLQINKCFVL; this is translated from the coding sequence ATGGCTTGTGATCCAAGGATAATATGTTTCCAACATTGCTGTCCAAagaatatattttgtaaaaatgtcCCAGAAACATGTCCAatttgtcaaatgtacattacaaaataTATTGTTGATCCTTTCGTTGTTCCATATCCTTACATAAATGCAGCCCATCAGTCAACTTCTATAGTTGTGAGGCCATCCCAAGGTGATTTTCTAAATGACTATCATAGTGCTAATGATTTACATATAGGAATAACAAATTCAGAGGGGATTGTATTTGAGTATGACAAAgaaggaataataattaatgattggTCAAAATGGATAAACTGTATTGCATTGACAATAGTTCCATCATGTTGGGAAGATCATTGGAATGAgacattaaaaataatgttaaaagaTAGTAAATGGAAGTCTGAAAACTATGACGAAAATTCAAtgaattgttttaattttgtcctagaatttatatataatttacagTATATGGGTATGACATTTATAAGTAAAGAATGTATGTGTAATAAACTGATACTGCCAAAAATTCAGGAagcaattaaatataattcCTTGTTTAAGAAGTTACagattaataaatgttttgtaTTATAG